One stretch of Candidatus Eremiobacteraceae bacterium DNA includes these proteins:
- a CDS encoding GAF domain-containing protein has product MRETMAAQEPIRYLDDPGFGVASDVGAAALQLTGANAVAVFLYDESRSAYVGAARVAPDGPHALPSTLSSEAVATVVTQGSPVATFSLALELEGAIAEEVQRTNAASLLVIRCDRGPRPLGLLLCSFDEMQTFDAGAERDALALGRVVSTMLEYARRTNAALDRADRLATLLDTASAFAGELDLESLFAAIHEQVCRHMDAPSFFVALESSEAGALRTEYAVESGVRIQAESLLSGGNVRQVFESSLPLVLDAERDAFAMEPGSAGARVSSALYVPMRLRDRVIGVMSVQSYRPDAYSSAHVELLLELAEQAATAIQNAGMFREERRRMRELSVLHRLAALTNSEAHLDRIMAAIVTEAASAFKADAASIALENERGDFMLAATHGVSESYRHTRVIPGPSLRALYGSPPTERFIGPDEIDAMGQTDLVVAEGITNWFLVPLLQQGRLIGSLALCGRDRIIRLSPSETGLARLFAEQAAAAMLRAQSAHALTERIEDYDLLTRVGRALVSRLEVDYDAILRLLRDQLGYTHLAILTLEGDPPALALKAHLGHGDHASAMALEPDRGVIGSVAATGEMLYLPDVSKDARYVQTTVDVQSELAYPLKYGGQVLGVLDVQSEARDAFTARDRRILAALADQCAIALSNARQYATAGARLQSLGAARVQLEKYAEYLERRQEDLKLVNAVSAAASATLNLDRILESAVRNVAAGLRADRCSVGILDEDQMRIEIAAEYRPDGHATSVGVKLPLQSSSMLAKSVTGRHTIATEDALADPRFADVRSEMMLMHVRGTVIVPLVAGGRVIGTLSVNSSGEARRFTDEEIEVLETVANQLALGVRNARLYGRARDRANEDSLTGIFNHRYLHERLEFELLRARRAGHPLSIALFDLNNFKTFNDTFGHQAGDEVLRVVATTLGMCLRATDIGGRYGGDEFLVILPQADEPGAQMLLNRVRRKLEEQAKAGFPPIPIELAAGIAVFPRDGQTKRDLIAHADQSMYSHKRLESGLPTAGQ; this is encoded by the coding sequence ATGCGCGAGACGATGGCGGCCCAAGAGCCGATCCGATACTTGGACGACCCGGGGTTCGGGGTCGCATCGGACGTCGGCGCGGCGGCGCTCCAGCTTACCGGCGCGAACGCGGTCGCGGTCTTCCTTTATGACGAGTCGCGCAGCGCGTACGTCGGCGCGGCCCGCGTCGCACCGGACGGTCCGCACGCGCTCCCGTCGACCTTGTCGAGCGAGGCCGTCGCGACGGTCGTCACGCAAGGTTCGCCGGTCGCGACGTTCTCGCTCGCGCTCGAGCTCGAGGGGGCGATCGCCGAGGAAGTGCAGCGGACGAACGCCGCGTCGCTGCTCGTCATCCGCTGCGATCGCGGCCCGCGCCCGCTCGGCCTCTTGCTTTGCTCGTTCGACGAGATGCAGACTTTCGACGCCGGCGCCGAGCGCGATGCGCTCGCGCTCGGGCGGGTCGTCTCCACGATGCTCGAGTACGCGCGTCGCACGAACGCCGCGCTCGATCGCGCCGACCGCCTCGCGACGCTGCTCGACACGGCATCCGCCTTCGCCGGTGAGCTCGACCTCGAATCGCTTTTCGCGGCGATCCACGAGCAAGTGTGCCGGCACATGGACGCACCGAGCTTCTTCGTCGCGCTCGAGAGCAGCGAAGCCGGCGCGTTGCGGACCGAGTACGCCGTCGAATCCGGCGTCCGCATCCAGGCCGAATCGCTGCTTTCCGGCGGCAACGTCCGTCAGGTCTTCGAAAGCTCGCTTCCGCTCGTGCTCGACGCGGAGCGCGACGCATTCGCGATGGAGCCTGGTTCGGCCGGAGCGCGCGTCTCGTCGGCGCTCTACGTGCCGATGCGCTTGCGTGACCGGGTCATCGGTGTCATGTCCGTCCAGTCGTACCGGCCGGACGCCTACTCCTCCGCGCACGTCGAGCTGCTTCTCGAGCTCGCGGAGCAGGCGGCGACGGCCATCCAGAACGCCGGTATGTTCCGCGAAGAACGGCGGCGCATGCGCGAGCTGTCGGTGCTCCATCGCCTCGCAGCGCTGACGAACTCGGAAGCGCACCTCGACCGCATCATGGCGGCTATCGTCACCGAAGCGGCTTCGGCGTTCAAAGCAGACGCGGCCTCGATCGCGCTCGAGAACGAGCGCGGCGACTTCATGCTGGCGGCGACCCACGGCGTGTCCGAGTCGTATCGCCACACGCGCGTCATCCCTGGACCGTCGTTGCGCGCGCTCTACGGCTCGCCGCCGACCGAACGCTTCATCGGACCTGACGAGATCGACGCGATGGGCCAGACGGACCTCGTGGTCGCCGAGGGGATCACGAACTGGTTCCTCGTGCCCTTGCTCCAGCAAGGACGTCTCATCGGAAGCCTCGCCCTGTGCGGCCGGGACCGCATCATCCGGCTGTCGCCGAGCGAGACCGGACTCGCGCGGCTCTTCGCCGAGCAAGCCGCGGCGGCGATGCTGCGCGCGCAGTCCGCGCACGCGCTCACCGAGCGCATCGAAGATTACGATCTACTGACGCGCGTCGGCCGCGCTCTCGTCTCGCGGCTCGAAGTCGACTACGACGCGATCCTGCGCCTGCTGCGGGATCAGCTCGGCTACACGCATCTCGCGATCCTCACGCTCGAGGGCGACCCGCCCGCGCTCGCGCTCAAGGCACATCTCGGACACGGCGACCACGCGAGCGCGATGGCGCTCGAACCGGATCGCGGCGTCATCGGCTCGGTCGCCGCCACCGGCGAGATGCTCTACCTGCCGGACGTCTCGAAGGACGCGCGTTACGTCCAGACGACGGTCGACGTCCAGTCGGAGCTCGCGTACCCGCTCAAGTACGGCGGTCAAGTGCTCGGCGTCCTCGACGTGCAAAGCGAGGCTCGCGATGCGTTCACGGCACGCGATCGCCGCATCCTCGCCGCTCTCGCCGACCAGTGCGCGATAGCGTTGTCGAACGCGCGGCAATATGCGACCGCTGGCGCGCGCCTCCAGTCGCTCGGCGCGGCGCGCGTCCAGCTGGAGAAATACGCCGAGTATCTCGAACGGCGACAAGAGGATCTCAAACTCGTCAACGCCGTGTCGGCCGCGGCGAGCGCGACGCTCAACCTCGACCGCATCCTCGAATCGGCGGTGCGCAACGTCGCCGCCGGGCTCCGCGCCGATCGCTGCAGCGTCGGCATCCTCGACGAAGACCAGATGCGCATCGAGATCGCCGCCGAATACCGGCCGGACGGCCATGCGACGTCGGTCGGCGTGAAACTGCCGCTGCAAAGCTCGTCGATGCTCGCGAAGTCCGTCACCGGGCGTCACACGATCGCCACTGAGGACGCTCTCGCCGATCCGCGCTTCGCGGATGTCCGGTCTGAGATGATGCTGATGCACGTGCGCGGCACGGTCATCGTGCCGCTCGTCGCCGGCGGCCGCGTCATCGGCACGCTGTCGGTCAACTCATCGGGCGAGGCGCGCCGCTTCACCGACGAAGAGATCGAGGTGCTCGAAACGGTCGCGAATCAGCTCGCGCTCGGTGTGCGTAACGCGCGCCTCTATGGCCGGGCTCGCGACCGCGCGAACGAAGACTCGCTGACGGGCATATTCAACCACCGGTATCTGCACGAGCGCCTCGAGTTCGAGCTGCTCCGCGCGCGGCGCGCCGGTCATCCGCTGTCGATCGCGCTCTTCGACCTCAACAACTTCAAGACGTTCAACGACACGTTCGGCCATCAAGCGGGCGACGAAGTGCTGCGCGTCGTGGCGACGACGCTCGGCATGTGCTTGCGCGCGACCGACATCGGCGGACGCTACGGCGGCGACGAGTTCCTCGTCATCTTACCCCAAGCCGACGAGCCCGGAGCGCAGATGCTCCTCAACCGTGTGCGCCGCAAACTCGAAGAGCAGGCGAAGGCGGGCTTCCCGCCGATCCCGATCGAGCTCGCCGCCGGCATCGCGGTCTTCCCGCGCGATGGCCAGACGAAGCGTGATCTCATCGCGCACGCCGACCAGAGCATGTACTCGCACAAACGGCTCGAGAGCGGCCTCCCGACCGCGGGTCAGTGA
- the rpsI gene encoding 30S ribosomal protein S9 produces the protein MAIATTTPQGTGRRKRAVARVRLTAGSGEIKVNNRPIEQYLGRATLLQIVRQPLEATNSMTRFNIEVAAHGGGLTGQAGAIRHGIARALLREDETLRPVLRKAGLLTRDPREKESKKYGRKRARKRFQFSKR, from the coding sequence ATGGCAATCGCGACGACGACACCGCAGGGCACCGGACGCCGCAAGCGCGCGGTCGCGCGGGTCCGTTTGACCGCCGGCAGCGGCGAGATCAAAGTCAACAACCGGCCGATCGAGCAATATCTCGGCCGCGCCACGCTGCTGCAGATCGTGCGCCAGCCGCTCGAAGCGACGAACAGCATGACGCGCTTCAACATCGAGGTCGCCGCGCACGGCGGCGGTCTCACCGGCCAAGCCGGTGCGATCCGTCACGGCATAGCGCGCGCACTCCTGCGCGAAGACGAGACGCTCCGTCCGGTCCTCCGCAAGGCCGGCTTGCTCACGCGCGATCCGCGCGAGAAAGAGTCGAAGAAGTACGGCCGCAAGCGCGCGCGCAAACGCTTCCAGTTCAGCAAGCGCTAG
- the rplM gene encoding 50S ribosomal protein L13, with protein MNTPLLAMQDVQRAWYVVDADGKTLGRLATRIAKYLTGKHKPIYTPHSDTGDFVVVVNAEKIRLTGKKWSDKIYYRHSQFPGGLRERTAGQVRDAHPTRLIETAVRGMIPGNRLRSKRMARLRLFVGPDHTHAAQAPQPMKEV; from the coding sequence ATGAACACGCCCTTGCTCGCGATGCAGGACGTCCAGCGCGCCTGGTACGTCGTGGACGCCGACGGGAAAACGCTCGGCCGGCTCGCTACGCGCATCGCCAAATATCTGACCGGCAAGCACAAGCCGATCTACACCCCGCATTCGGACACCGGCGACTTCGTCGTCGTCGTCAATGCCGAGAAGATCCGTCTTACCGGCAAGAAGTGGTCCGACAAGATCTATTACCGCCACTCGCAATTCCCGGGCGGCCTGCGCGAGCGGACCGCCGGACAAGTGCGAGACGCGCACCCGACGCGGCTCATCGAGACCGCGGTGCGCGGGATGATCCCCGGCAACCGGCTGCGTTCGAAGCGCATGGCGCGTTTGCGCCTCTTCGTCGGGCCTGATCATACCCACGCTGCGCAAGCGCCGCAGCCGATGAAAGAGGTCTGA
- a CDS encoding TMEM175 family protein, which produces MDKSRFEAFSDGVFAFAITLLVLGVVLPQLHQPSEAQLSSALFGLWPNVVAYVLSFAVIGIMWQNHHALFRMIAHVDRMTVFLNLLLLAATAFIPFATSTLGTYPTMRSSTFLYGIVLTLCATFYNLMLLHLVRRRAFHASVGDETLRATIRAYRVGWVGYALAMLVALVDPLASFAAYLLIAAYYVIPRGVDSDAL; this is translated from the coding sequence GTGGATAAATCGCGCTTCGAGGCGTTCTCCGACGGCGTGTTCGCGTTCGCGATCACGCTGCTCGTGCTCGGCGTCGTGCTGCCGCAGCTCCATCAACCTTCGGAGGCGCAGCTCTCGTCGGCGCTGTTCGGGCTGTGGCCGAACGTCGTCGCCTACGTCCTCTCGTTCGCGGTCATCGGCATCATGTGGCAGAACCATCATGCGCTTTTCAGGATGATCGCGCACGTCGACCGCATGACCGTTTTCCTGAACTTACTGCTGCTCGCCGCCACCGCGTTCATCCCGTTCGCGACGAGCACGCTCGGCACGTATCCGACGATGCGCTCGTCGACGTTCCTCTACGGGATCGTGCTGACGCTGTGCGCGACGTTCTACAACCTGATGTTGCTGCATCTCGTCCGGCGCCGCGCGTTCCATGCGAGCGTCGGAGACGAGACGCTTCGAGCGACGATCAGGGCCTATCGCGTCGGTTGGGTGGGTTACGCGCTCGCGATGCTCGTAGCGCTCGTCGATCCGCTTGCGAGTTTCGCCGCCTACTTGCTAATCGCGGCATACTACGTGATCCCGCGCGGCGTCGATTCGGACGCGCTCTGA
- a CDS encoding ferritin-like domain-containing protein, translating to MSTLAPASVPDRSHIAQVTTREELVYLLSRASELEHGLSCVYLFAAYSLKNDASEGGLTTEQAQMVRGWKRRLASVAVEEMLHLAQVSNMLIAIGGAPHFRRVNFPLPASAFPLGIPLTLEPFSQETIERLLCFELPEAGVLPDEKSKVYEAIRTRVCGPVAPAGAAGTRPAALTEPYDVDFRTVGDFYHKILSGFTNIPEDVLFIGPPQAQANSRYLDLPKLVQVVDAASARAAVEMIVEQGEAPTSDHPDAHFAVFDAIRKQYAGALKDASDTGATFEPVRPVISNPMTRYYDDATGGNIITDPLTHDVADLFNSTYDTMLLMLARFFAHIDETEDELRLISRGTLRIMASVLRPLGEALAQMPAGPEYPGKTAGPGFGYNRDIHLLAHKTSAWVFVLERIADLVARTSAIGARPEAPPQVQEAAAALQSIGDHLVQFVPRQFSSKMDFHSIEPPVPATISCEENGPYLVANLRHLTNSKGETLATRRSLALCRCGGSNLKPYCDGTHARIGFSSAKSPNRTPDRPDTYVGKSITIHDNRGTCCHAGNCTDHLPAVFHHEGDTFVTPDGASADEVVAIVRQCPSGALSFTRDGVDYKGEDRDQAIYVSKDGPYHVQGNIAIQREKQNSGALAEHYALCRCGHSKNKPFCDGTHWYVGFKDEDN from the coding sequence ATGTCCACGTTAGCGCCGGCGAGCGTGCCCGACCGTTCGCACATCGCGCAAGTGACGACGCGAGAAGAACTCGTCTATCTCTTGTCGCGCGCCTCGGAGCTCGAGCACGGCCTCTCGTGCGTCTACCTGTTCGCCGCATACTCGCTCAAGAACGACGCCAGCGAGGGCGGCCTCACGACCGAGCAAGCGCAGATGGTGCGCGGCTGGAAGCGCCGACTCGCATCGGTCGCGGTAGAGGAGATGCTTCATCTCGCGCAAGTGTCGAACATGCTGATCGCGATCGGCGGTGCGCCGCACTTCAGGCGCGTGAACTTCCCGCTTCCCGCGTCGGCGTTCCCGCTCGGCATCCCGCTGACGCTCGAGCCGTTCTCGCAGGAGACGATCGAACGGCTTCTCTGTTTCGAACTGCCGGAAGCGGGCGTGCTGCCGGACGAGAAATCGAAGGTCTACGAAGCTATCCGCACCCGTGTATGCGGACCGGTTGCGCCCGCCGGCGCTGCAGGCACACGGCCCGCGGCCCTCACCGAGCCCTACGACGTCGACTTCCGCACCGTCGGGGATTTCTACCACAAGATACTGAGCGGCTTCACGAACATTCCGGAAGACGTGCTCTTCATCGGGCCGCCCCAAGCGCAGGCGAATTCGCGTTATCTCGACCTCCCCAAGCTCGTCCAAGTCGTCGATGCGGCGTCAGCGCGAGCGGCGGTCGAGATGATCGTGGAACAAGGCGAAGCGCCGACGTCGGATCATCCAGACGCCCACTTCGCCGTGTTCGACGCGATCCGAAAGCAATACGCGGGAGCGCTCAAAGATGCGAGCGACACCGGAGCGACGTTCGAACCGGTACGACCCGTCATCTCGAACCCGATGACGCGCTACTACGACGACGCGACAGGCGGCAACATCATCACCGATCCGCTCACCCACGACGTCGCCGATCTGTTCAACTCGACATACGACACGATGCTGCTCATGCTCGCGCGCTTCTTCGCCCACATCGACGAGACCGAAGACGAGCTCCGCCTGATCTCGCGCGGCACGCTGCGCATCATGGCGTCGGTCCTCCGCCCGCTCGGCGAAGCGCTCGCGCAGATGCCCGCTGGTCCGGAATACCCGGGCAAAACCGCCGGCCCGGGCTTCGGATATAACCGCGACATCCATCTGCTCGCGCACAAGACGTCGGCGTGGGTGTTCGTGCTCGAGCGCATCGCCGATCTCGTCGCGCGGACCTCGGCGATCGGTGCGAGACCCGAAGCGCCTCCGCAGGTGCAAGAGGCGGCGGCGGCGCTGCAGTCGATCGGCGACCACCTCGTCCAGTTCGTCCCGCGGCAGTTCTCGAGCAAGATGGATTTCCACTCGATCGAGCCGCCGGTGCCGGCGACGATCTCCTGCGAGGAGAACGGCCCGTATCTCGTCGCCAACCTGCGGCATCTCACGAACTCGAAAGGCGAGACCCTCGCCACGCGACGTTCGCTCGCCCTTTGCAGGTGCGGCGGTTCGAACCTCAAGCCGTATTGCGACGGCACGCACGCGCGCATCGGGTTCTCGAGCGCGAAGTCGCCGAACCGCACGCCCGACCGGCCCGACACGTACGTCGGCAAGTCGATCACGATCCACGACAACCGCGGCACGTGCTGCCACGCCGGCAACTGCACCGATCATCTCCCGGCGGTCTTCCATCACGAAGGCGACACGTTCGTGACGCCCGACGGCGCTTCGGCGGACGAGGTCGTCGCGATCGTCAGGCAGTGTCCGTCCGGCGCGCTGAGCTTCACGCGCGACGGCGTCGACTACAAAGGCGAAGACCGCGACCAAGCGATCTACGTCTCGAAAGACGGCCCGTATCACGTCCAGGGCAACATCGCCATCCAGCGTGAGAAGCAGAACTCCGGTGCGCTCGCCGAGCACTACGCGCTGTGCCGCTGCGGTCACTCGAAGAACAAACCGTTCTGCGACGGTACGCACTGGTACGTCGGCTTCAAGGACGAAGACAACTAG
- a CDS encoding heavy metal-associated domain-containing protein: MTARSQDIVIEIADMRSAVDVEMVRAALCGIAGVTDAIASLGESLATVTADPTVATPDMLRAAIAAAGFTPGDVRFPE, encoded by the coding sequence ATGACCGCGCGTTCGCAAGACATCGTCATCGAGATCGCGGACATGCGCTCGGCGGTCGACGTCGAGATGGTCCGCGCGGCGCTGTGCGGGATCGCGGGCGTCACCGATGCCATCGCGAGCCTTGGTGAATCGCTCGCCACCGTCACCGCGGATCCGACGGTTGCGACGCCGGACATGCTCCGCGCTGCGATCGCCGCAGCCGGATTCACTCCCGGCGATGTCCGCTTTCCGGAATAA
- the truA gene encoding tRNA pseudouridine(38-40) synthase TruA, which yields MSESGGLLRTIAMVVEYDGTGYHGMQRQTTLPTIAGELERALSRLFGHDVRIVAAGRTDAGVHATGQVVSYATTSSFDLERLPIAASAMLRGSRIAVLRAVERESGFSARRHALARTYRYRIVNRTAPSPLNDRRAFHVRAALEIATMRAGAEKLIGEHDFAAFCATPPARGGTTRTVTGISVDRAGDFVELWMTADSFLHQMVRIVVGTLVDVGRGRMTPHDVATTLASRERERAGFTAPPHGLFLERVHYAHPI from the coding sequence GTGAGCGAAAGCGGCGGTCTGCTCCGGACGATCGCGATGGTCGTCGAGTACGACGGCACGGGCTACCACGGCATGCAACGACAGACGACGTTGCCGACCATCGCGGGCGAGCTCGAGCGCGCGTTGTCGCGGCTGTTCGGTCACGACGTCCGCATCGTCGCCGCGGGCCGCACCGACGCCGGTGTCCATGCGACAGGTCAGGTCGTCAGCTACGCGACGACGAGCTCGTTCGACCTCGAACGCTTACCAATAGCTGCCAGTGCGATGCTGCGCGGTTCGCGCATCGCGGTGCTGCGCGCGGTCGAGCGGGAGTCCGGTTTTTCCGCGCGCCGGCACGCGCTCGCTCGTACCTATCGCTATCGCATCGTCAACCGGACGGCGCCCTCGCCGCTCAACGATCGACGAGCGTTCCACGTTCGCGCGGCGCTCGAGATCGCCACGATGCGCGCGGGTGCGGAGAAGCTGATCGGCGAGCACGATTTCGCCGCGTTCTGCGCGACGCCGCCGGCGCGGGGCGGAACGACCCGGACCGTGACCGGCATTTCGGTCGATCGCGCCGGCGACTTCGTGGAGCTTTGGATGACCGCGGACTCATTTCTCCATCAGATGGTGCGCATCGTCGTCGGCACGCTCGTCGACGTCGGGCGCGGACGGATGACGCCGCACGATGTCGCTACGACCCTCGCCTCGCGTGAGCGCGAGCGTGCCGGCTTCACGGCGCCGCCGCACGGCCTGTTCTTGGAACGCGTGCACTACGCGCATCCGATATGA
- the lysS gene encoding lysine--tRNA ligase, whose amino-acid sequence MSEPLDEGKTEAELIKVRRGKLDALRAMGRDPFAVTKFDRTHTCAAAREATGEVRVAGRIGGLRRMSKKSVFADLDDETGRIQLYFKVDDLGADADVIDLLDRGDVLGATGEIFTTKTGEISVHVRSLTVLSKSLRPLPDKWHGLTDPEIRYRRRYVDLMVNRPVLDTMLARSRILAAARRFLDGRGYHEVETPTLLGVAGGANARPFVTKSNALDVPLQLRIATELNLKRCIVGGIEKVYELGRIFRNEGIDKTHNPEFTMLELYEAYTDVEGMIRLTEDLIVHLAESVGVRGGHEWNGEKIRLEKPFARIPYLDALAKWGELSREDVLVEERARAVARRLGIELQKGASHGHVIDKIFELVAEPHLVDPTFVTEQPVVLSPLAKRKPGDPDLVERFELFIGHMEMANAFSELNDPDDQRGRFQAQARERAAGDAEAPEPDWDYVQALEYGMPPTGGIGYGIDRIVMLLTGEASIRDVLLFPLQKPE is encoded by the coding sequence GTGAGCGAGCCGCTCGACGAAGGAAAGACCGAAGCCGAACTGATCAAGGTGCGTCGAGGAAAACTCGACGCGCTGCGAGCGATGGGCCGCGACCCGTTCGCGGTCACGAAGTTCGACCGTACCCACACCTGCGCAGCCGCGCGCGAGGCGACCGGCGAGGTCCGCGTCGCCGGCCGCATCGGCGGTCTGCGGCGGATGAGCAAGAAGAGCGTGTTCGCAGACCTCGACGACGAGACCGGCCGCATCCAGCTCTATTTCAAGGTCGACGATCTCGGCGCCGATGCCGATGTCATCGACCTCCTCGATCGCGGGGATGTCCTCGGCGCGACGGGTGAGATCTTCACGACGAAGACCGGCGAGATCTCCGTCCACGTCCGATCGCTCACCGTGCTCTCGAAGTCGCTCCGCCCCTTGCCCGACAAGTGGCACGGCCTCACCGATCCGGAGATCCGCTATCGTCGACGCTACGTCGACCTCATGGTGAACCGGCCCGTGCTCGATACGATGCTCGCGCGCTCGCGCATCCTCGCCGCCGCGCGACGTTTCCTCGACGGGCGCGGCTACCACGAGGTCGAGACGCCGACGCTTCTCGGCGTCGCGGGCGGCGCCAATGCGCGGCCGTTCGTGACGAAGTCGAACGCGCTCGACGTGCCGCTCCAGCTGCGCATCGCGACCGAGCTCAACCTCAAACGCTGCATCGTCGGCGGCATCGAAAAGGTCTACGAACTCGGACGCATCTTCCGCAACGAGGGCATCGACAAGACGCACAACCCCGAGTTCACGATGCTCGAGCTCTACGAGGCGTACACCGACGTCGAAGGCATGATCCGGCTGACCGAAGACCTGATCGTCCACCTCGCCGAATCTGTCGGCGTCCGCGGCGGCCACGAGTGGAACGGCGAGAAGATCCGTCTGGAAAAACCGTTCGCTCGCATCCCCTACCTCGATGCGCTCGCCAAGTGGGGCGAGCTGTCGCGCGAGGACGTTCTCGTCGAGGAACGAGCGCGCGCGGTCGCGCGCCGCCTCGGCATCGAGCTCCAAAAAGGTGCGAGTCACGGGCACGTCATCGACAAGATCTTCGAACTCGTCGCCGAGCCGCATCTCGTCGATCCGACGTTCGTCACCGAGCAGCCCGTCGTGCTGTCGCCGCTCGCGAAACGCAAACCGGGCGACCCCGACCTCGTCGAGCGTTTCGAGCTCTTCATCGGCCACATGGAGATGGCGAACGCGTTTTCCGAACTCAACGACCCAGACGACCAGCGCGGCCGCTTCCAAGCGCAGGCGCGCGAACGCGCCGCCGGCGATGCGGAAGCGCCCGAGCCGGACTGGGACTACGTCCAGGCGCTCGAATACGGCATGCCGCCGACCGGCGGAATCGGCTACGGAATCGATCGCATCGTCATGCTCTTGACCGGTGAGGCGTCGATCCGCGACGTGCTCCTTTTCCCGCTGCAGAAGCCGGAGTGA
- the greA gene encoding transcription elongation factor GreA, translating into MTEKEVLLTEDGLKKLEVELDELKSVHRKEVNDRIRQAKEFGDISENAEYEDAKQEQAFVEGRILKLEAMIRNAKIIVESEGSADEVHLGSTVRVRNVTAGSENEYTIVGSTESDPLNAKISNESPIGVALIGSKPGSTVTASTPGGEVQLKVISIRGNRKTGSKAKAK; encoded by the coding sequence GTGACCGAAAAGGAAGTCCTGCTCACAGAAGACGGCCTGAAAAAGCTCGAAGTCGAGCTCGACGAGCTCAAGAGCGTCCATCGCAAAGAGGTCAACGACCGAATACGTCAGGCCAAAGAGTTCGGCGACATCTCTGAGAACGCCGAATACGAGGACGCCAAGCAAGAGCAGGCGTTCGTCGAAGGGCGCATCCTCAAGCTCGAGGCGATGATCCGCAACGCGAAGATCATCGTCGAGAGCGAAGGCAGCGCCGACGAGGTGCATCTCGGCAGCACGGTGCGCGTCCGCAACGTGACCGCCGGGAGCGAAAACGAATACACGATCGTCGGCAGCACCGAGAGCGATCCGCTCAACGCGAAGATCAGCAACGAATCGCCGATCGGCGTCGCGCTCATCGGCTCGAAACCGGGATCGACCGTCACCGCGTCGACGCCGGGCGGCGAGGTGCAGCTCAAGGTCATCTCGATCCGTGGCAACCGGAAGACCGGCTCCAAAGCTAAGGCGAAGTGA
- a CDS encoding SRPBCC family protein, which translates to MPYVETSIDIAAPRHQIYALAKDLERYSDFMPDVEYVKVLSRDGNTAVSRWKTLVEEAPIEWTEEDVFDDVNTRIDYKLIEGDLDKFEGAWTFDERDGVTHVSLGVDYDFGVPTLAELIGPILHKKVEENSLMMLRALKEKCEAQARQNADLLPGP; encoded by the coding sequence ATGCCATACGTCGAGACCTCGATAGACATCGCCGCGCCGCGGCATCAGATCTACGCGCTCGCTAAGGATCTCGAGCGCTATTCGGATTTCATGCCGGACGTCGAATACGTGAAGGTGCTGAGCCGCGACGGCAACACGGCGGTGTCGCGCTGGAAGACGCTCGTGGAAGAAGCGCCGATCGAGTGGACGGAAGAAGACGTCTTCGACGACGTCAACACGCGCATCGACTACAAGCTCATCGAAGGCGACCTCGACAAATTCGAAGGCGCGTGGACGTTCGACGAGCGCGACGGCGTGACGCACGTCAGCCTCGGCGTCGACTACGACTTCGGCGTGCCGACGCTCGCGGAGCTCATCGGGCCGATCCTCCACAAGAAAGTGGAGGAGAACTCGCTCATGATGCTGCGCGCGCTCAAAGAGAAGTGCGAGGCGCAGGCGCGCCAAAACGCTGACCTTCTCCCAGGACCATAG